A single region of the Anguilla rostrata isolate EN2019 chromosome 11, ASM1855537v3, whole genome shotgun sequence genome encodes:
- the zmp:0000000926 gene encoding lysine-specific demethylase 6B: MSSAPDRTKECLPPKKRESRQGSSELAPADDFKPPAPLRTRPGGRQPESKEPGDGPPPIPRYGRDLLPPPPPPPPPPLPAHKFALPWPLSYPTATPGPFSTQMGERCGSNSPAWRDQCARGVDPTDQATPHHSRWQRGEASHSAYKSHFPTDSREIWSYYNAGKHSFSPSLFSHTHLFPQPPLYPKDPPDPRRSYPTKRPNGFDRMDGRHLPAGRLVSAPEDYLYDTKVKQTTSSHTNGKRRYQDEQRSMSGAALKDSHALEGPSTHSSLQDKGPRATLKAPPPNASDARTFKVPLDALSMAGSPGEAHIYYALGPMYSGLQQPPLAYPLYSTHNQAPVLPLYGLQTDTSHPLRNSQLSPLVEAISRHNSHSPDQSPVPKPPSHSSTSPGGYRSHSTATAAAHHSGASTSSPPAPQPSILLPHFARGSLIELSGGRLKRVEDLQTEDFLLCADTSPEFHLSSCTILLISPSPASGFSHLQVLLTDCNTQELLKVLVEYPFFVRDRGWSSCCPQRTAQLYGLRCRQLSVGDVCLALTPAPPALPSTALPRNHAREGEPGRAAQGVHNRAGYESSAQRPEKMAPPAPAPPPPLAHAPPSGELTQGRKRRWSAPELLGTDRTPPDLPHSSKHRKQQ; the protein is encoded by the exons ATGAGTTCCGCTCCGGACCGCACCAAAGAATGCCTCCCTCCCAAGAAGAGGGAGTCCAGGCAGGGCTCGTCCGAGCTCGCCCCCGCCGATGACTTCAAGCCGCCCGCGCCCCTCAGGACCCGGCCAGGGGGGAGGCAGCCTGAGAGCAAGGAGCCGGGTGATGGGCCGCCCCCCATTCCGCGCTACGGCAGGGACCTactcccgccgccgcccccgcccccgcccccacccctcccggcCCACAAGTTCGCCCTGCCGTGGCCCCTGTCTTACCCGACGGCGACACCAGGCCCCTTCTCCACCCAGATGGGGGAAAGATGCGGCTCAAACTCACCTGCCTGGAGAGACCAGTGTGCCCGGGGTGTGGACCCCACTGACCAGGCCACGCCCCACCACTCCCGGTGGCAGCGTGGAGAGGCATCTCACAGCGCCTACAAGAGCCACTTCCCCACCGACTCCCGCGAAATATGGAGCTACTACAACGCGGGGAAGCACAGCTtcagcccctccctcttctcccacACGCACCTCTTCCCCCAGCCGCCGCTGTACCCAAAGGACCCCCCGGACCCCAGGAGGAGCTACCCAACCAAGAGGCCCAATGGTTTCGACAGGATGGACGGCCGGCACCTGCCCGCTGGGCGGCTGGTATCGGCTCCGGAGGACTACCTGTATGACACCAAGGTGAAGCAGACCACTTCCTCTCACACCAACGGAAAGAGGAGATACCAGGACGAGCAGAGGTCAATGAGCGGAGCTGCATTAAAAGACAGCCATGCACTTGAGGGCCCCAGCACGCATTCCTCCCTGCAGGATAAGGGCCCCCGAGCCACACTCAAAGCTCCGCCCCCTAACGCCTCTGATGCGCGGACCTTCAAAGTTCCCCTGGACGCCCTGAGCATGGCGGGCTCTCCCGGGGAGGCACATATCTATTATGCACTGGGACCGATGTACTCGGGCCTGCAGCAGCCACCGCTAGCATATCCACTGTACAGTACCCACAACCAGGCCCCTGTACTCCCTCTCTACgggctgcagacagacacatcCCACCCCCTGAGAAACTCACAGCTGTCGCCATTGGTGGAGGCAATCAGCCGCCACAACAGTCACAGCCCAGATCAAAGCCCCGTCCCCAAACCCCCGAGTCACTCCAGCACCTCCCCAGGAGGCTACCGCTCGCACAGCACGGCGACGGCAGCCGCCCACCACAGCGGGGCCTCCACCAGCTCCCCTCCGGCTCCCCAGCCCTCCATCCTCCTACCTCACTTTGCCAGGGGCTCCCTAATCGAGCTGAGTGGCGGGCGACTGAAGCGGGTGGAGGATCTACAGACAGAGGACTTCCTACTCTGTGCTGACACCAGCCCAGAGTTCCACCTGAGCTCCTGCACCATCCTGCTCATCTCTCCGTCCCCCGCCTCCGGCTTCTCACACCTGCAGGTCCTGCTCACCGACTGCAACACTCAG GAGTTACTGAAAGTCTTAGTGGAATACCCGTTCTTTGTTCGCGACCGAGGCTGGTCTTCGTGCTGCCCACAGAGAACTGCCCAGCTGTATGGGCTCCGGTGCCGCCAGCTCAGTGTGGGCGACGTGTGCCTGGCACTCACGCCTGCACCACCCGCCCTGCCCTCGACCGCCCTGCCCCGCAACCACGCCCGAGAAGGGGAGCCAGGCCGCGCGGCGCAAGGCGTGCACAATCGAGCGGGGTATGAGAGCAGCGCGCAGAGGCCAGAGAAGATGGCGCCCCCCGCTCCCGCCCCACCTCCGCCTCTGGCACACGCACCACCCTCCGGGGAGCTGACACAGGGGCGCAAGAGACGATGGTCTGCACCCGAGCTCCTAGGGACTGACAGGACCCCCCCAGATTTACCTCACAGCTCCAAGCACAGGAAGCAacagtag